The following proteins are co-located in the Vigna angularis cultivar LongXiaoDou No.4 chromosome 2, ASM1680809v1, whole genome shotgun sequence genome:
- the LOC108328484 gene encoding RING-H2 finger protein ATL67, which produces MSPSIPSPHITHLGLGYSIAIALAFLFLLSTLLLSSYLCCRATRHRTQTTAITTAATNPSDGVVLPRVIFVAEDDDDDEEASVALGLDQSVINSYPRFQFDRDNARNSNGNNNTCSICLCEYKDSEMLRMMPECRHFFHLCCLDSWLRLRGTCPVCRNSPLPTPLSTPLQEVVPLSQYAADRRRSR; this is translated from the coding sequence ATGTCCCCTTCAATTCCCTCTCCTCACATCACCCACCTTGGCCTTGGCTACTCCATCGCCATAGCCCTCgccttcctcttcctcctctctACCCTTCTCCTCTCCTCCTATCTCTGCTGCCGCGCCACCCGACACCGCACCCAAACAACCGCCATCACAACCGCCGCCACCAACCCCTCCGACGGCGTTGTTCTGCCGCGTGTCATCTTCGTGGCGGAggacgacgacgacgacgagGAGGCCAGCGTTGCGCTGGGGCTCGACCAGAGCGTCATTAATTCCTACCCCAGGTTCCAGTTCGACAGGGACAACGCGCGGAATAGTAACGGGAATAACAACACGTGCTCCATATGTTTGTGCGAGTACAAGGATTCGGAGATGCTCAGGATGATGCCCGAGTGCCGCCATTTCTTCCACCTCTGTTGCCTCGATTCCTGGCTCAGACTCAGAGGCACCTGCCCCGTTTGCCGCAACTCGCCGCTCCCGACGCCGCTCTCCACGCCGCTGCAGGAGGTGGTGCCGCTCTCTCAGTACGCCGCCGATAGAAGGCGAAGTAggtga
- the LOC108327703 gene encoding reticulon-like protein B5 produces MAEEPESTVTTGAEADQSLLDKISEKLHGHDSSSSSDSDSEKTVTSSVKDKIFRLFGRQRPVHSVLGAGKPADLLLWRNKKISAGVLGGATAVWVLFELLEYHFLTLVCHILILLLAVLFLWSNAHTFIHKSAPRIPEVHLPEEPFLQVASALRIEINRGFAVLHSIGSGRDLKKFLMVIAGVWILSIVGNWCNFLTLFYITFILLHTAPVIYEKYEDKIDPLAEKAVIEIKKQYAVFDAKVLSKIPVGSLKAKLS; encoded by the exons ATGGCTGAGGAACCGGAAAGCACCGTCACCACTGGCGCCGAAGCCGACCAATCGTTGCTGGATAAGATAAGCGAGAAGCTTCACGGTCACGATTCCTCGTCCTCTTCCGATTCGGATTCCGAAAAAACCGTCACTTCGTCCGTTAAGGATAAGATTTTCCGCCTCTTCGGTAGGCAGAGGCCCGTTCATTCCGTGTTGGGCGCCGGAAAac CTGCTGACTTGTTATTGTGGAGGAACAAGAAGATATCTGCTGGCGTGCTTGGCGGAGCCACTGCTGTTTGGGTCCTGTTTGAGTTGCTTGAGTATCACTTTCTTACTCTGGTGTGTCACATTTTGATACTGTTGCTCGCAGTTCTGTTCTTGTGGTCCAATGCCCATACTTTTATTCACAA ATCAGCACCTCGCATTCCAGAAGTTCATCTTCCCGAGGAGCCATTCCTGCAAGTGGCATCCGCGTTGAGGATTGAAATCAACAGGGGATTTGCTGTTTTGCATAGTATTGGTTCTGGAAGAGATTTGAAGAAATTCCTAATG GTTATTGCTGGCGTTTGGATTCTATCAATTGTGGGGAACTGGTGCAACTTCTTGACCCTCTTCTACATAA CTTTTATCTTGTTGCACACGGCTCCTGTGATATACGAGAAGTACGAGGATAAGATAGATCCACTTGCAGAGAAGGCAGTTATTGAGATTAAAAAGCAGTATGCTGTGTTTGATGCTAAGGTCTTGAGTAAGATCCCGGTGGGTTCTTTAAAAGCTAAGTTATCTTAG
- the LOC108329667 gene encoding golgin candidate 3 isoform X2 produces the protein MWGTIANFKENLNKIALDVHYAHDDDEDDDQHHVVSPAVSDRRNSHTFAHSNSLSSSPPPNGMSDHPYASEIEQYKAEIKRLQASEAEIKALSVNYAAILKEKEDHIVRLNKENGSLKQNLDTSPVSANGGYRVKGNSDLSSNRQQSQMKNLYATNNGTTSALESNGIQTKMVSKHSISRVKDKELADMVEGKSSPAAAVQHSADIHKMKLELEQEQNKMAHIQLKLQEEEKLNKSFQEELKLLKLERDKTTYEMRKLHNELNGKISEINRLQMELSRQEDEETSDLDSFKRMIESLEKENTTLKLEKDELEAEVKSIRTSGKISPDASQIQKRIPSFNNHLPDPSKSFPRNEELERSLHKLSEELEETQKGNEELERSLLKLSKELEESQKERDKAVQQLTRLKQHLLEKESEDSEKMDEDSKIIEELRDSNNYLRAQISQLERTLKQGSASQEKLKMENDNEILKSREIIDDLNKKLTDCMSTLDAKSTELLNLQTALGQYYAEIEAKEHLEGDLARAKEENSKLSLLLKDAQCRADVLISEKEEILAKLSQSEKLQSEWRSRVSKLEEDNSRLRRAVEHSMTRLNRMSVDSDFLVDRRIVIKLLVTYFQRNHSKEVLDLMVRMLGFSNEDKQRIGVAQQGPGKGVVRGVLGLPGRLVGGILGGGGSTESAANAGADNQFPFQSFADLWVDFLLKETEEREKRESAGTTDKSMDDSHDRSYTNSSPPHSNQSFRTGTVPISSSTNQNISSLPRGYFQKHSEQLGSEFSTVPLTSSSDSSKLLPRY, from the exons ATAGAACAATATAAAGCAGAAATCAAGAGACTTCAAGCTTCTGAGGCAGAAATTAAAGCACTATCGGTTAATTATGCAgctatattaaaagaaaaagag GATCATATTGTTAGATTGAATAAAGAAAATGGCTCATTAAAACAGAATTTGGATACAAGTCCCGTGTCTGCAAATGGCGGTTACAGAGTCAAG GGAAATAGTGACCTGTCATCCAATCGACAGCAATCTCAAATGAAAAATCTTTATGCTACAAACAATGGAACCACATCTGCTTTGGAATCCAATGGTATTCAAACCAAGATGGTATCTAAGCACTCAATCTCACGAGTAAAGGACAAG GAGCTAGCAGATATGGTAGAGGGAAAAAGTAGCCCAGCAGCAGCAGTACAACATTCCGCTGATATACATAAAATGAAGTTGGAACTAGAGCAAGAACAGAATAAAATGGCACATATTCAGCTTAAATTACAGG AGGAAGAGAAATTGAACAAGTCATTCCAAGAGGAGcttaaattattaaagttgGAAAGAGACAAA ACAACATATGAGATGAGAAAATTACACAATGAATTGAATGGGAAAATATCAGAAATTAATCGTCTGCAAATGGAATTGAGTAGACAGGAAGATGAAGAAACAAGTGACTTGGATAGCTTCAAGAGAATGATTGAATCTTTGGAGAAGGAAAACACTACTCTTAAG TTGGAAAAGGATGAACTTGAGGCTGAGGTCAAATCAATTAGGACTTCTGGTAAAATATCACCTGATGCTTCCCAGATTCAGAAAAGGATTCCAAGCTTTAACAATCAT TTACCCGATCCTTCCAAAAGTTTTCCAAGGAATGAAGAGTTGGAAAGATCCTTACATAAGCTAAGTGAAGAACTGGAGGAAACACAAAAGGGGAATGAAGAGTTGGAAAGATCCTTACTTAAGCTAAGTAAAGAATTGGAGGAATCACAAAAGGAGAGGGACAAAGCAGTGCAACAATTGACCCGTCTTAAACAGCATTTGTTAGAAAAG GAATCTGAAGATTCCGAAAAAATGGACGAGGATAGCAAAATAATTGAAGAACTTCGTGATAGCAATAATTATTTAAGGGCTCAAATATCGCAACTTGAGAGAACTCTAAAACAGGGAAGTGCGAGTCAGGAGAAACTGAAGATGGAAAATGACAATGAAATTCTCAAATCCAGGGAAATCATTGATGACCTGAACAAGAAGCTGACTGACTGTATGAGCACATTAGATGCTAAGAGTACAGAACTTCTAAACCTACAGACAGCTCTTGGACAATATTATGCCGAAATTGAAGCTAag GAACATTTAGAAGGAGATCTGGCTCGTGCAAAGGAAGAAAACTCTAAGCTTTCTCTACTGTTGAAA GATGCACAATGCAGAGCAGATGTCTTGAtcagtgaaaaagaagaaattttagCTAAGCTTTCTCAATCTGAAAAGCTACAATCAGAATGGAGAAGTAGAGTAAGCAAGCTCGAAGAAGACAATTCCAGGTTGAGGCGAGCGGTTGAACATAGTATGACAAGGCTAAATAGAATGTCAGTGGATTCAGATTTTCTTGTTGACAG GCGCATTGTGATAAAATTACTTGTTACTTATTTTCAGAGAAACCACAGCAAAGAG GTTTTAGATCTAATGGTTCGCATGCTGGGATTCTCTAATGAGGACAAACAAAGAATAGGTGTTGCTCAACAAGGTCCAGGAAAAGGTGTTGTCCGCGGTGTTCTTGGGTTGCCTGGACGCCTAGTTGGAGGTATCTTGGGAGGTGGTGGTTCCACTGAATCAGCTGCAAATGCGGGAGCAGATAACCAG TTTCCCTTTCAGTCCTTTGCAGATCTGTGGGTTGATTTTCTTCTCAAGGAAacagaagaaagagagaagagggaGTCAGCAGGAACTACAGATAAGTCCATGGATGATTCGCATGATAGAAGTTATACTAATTCTTCTCCACCACATTCCAATCAAAGCTTTAGGACTGGAACAGTACCAATTAGCTCATCCACTAATCAAAACATCAGTTCTCTTCCTCGTGGATACTTTCAGAAGCACTCCGAACAACTTGGTTCCGAGTTCTCAACAGTTCCCCTTACATCTTCATCAGATAGTTCAAAACTTCTTCCCAGATACTAA
- the LOC108329667 gene encoding golgin candidate 3 isoform X3, translated as MWGTIANFKENLNKIALDVHYAHDDDEDDDQHHVVSPAVSDRRNSHTFAHSNSLSSSPPPNGMSDHPYASEIEQYKAEIKRLQASEAEIKALSVNYAAILKEKEDHIVRLNKENGSLKQNLDTSPVSANGGYRVKGNSDLSSNRQQSQMKNLYATNNGTTSALESNGIQTKMVSKHSISRVKDKELADMVEGKSSPAAAVQHSADIHKMKLELEQEQNKMAHIQLKLQEEEKLNKSFQEELKLLKLERDKTTYEMRKLHNELNGKISEINRLQMELSRQEDEETSDLDSFKRMIESLEKENTTLKLEKDELEAEVKSIRTSGKISPDASQIQKRIPSFNNHQLPDPSKSFPRNEELERSLHKLSEELEETQKGNEELERSLLKLSKELEESQKERDKAVQQLTRLKQHLLEKESEDSEKMDEDSKIIEELRDSNNYLRAQISQLERTLKQGSASQEKLKMENDNEILKSREIIDDLNKKLTDCMSTLDAKSTELLNLQTALGQYYAEIEAKEHLEGDLARAKEENSKLSLLLKDAQCRADVLISEKEEILAKLSQSEKLQSEWRSRVSKLEEDNSRLRRAVEHSMTRLNRMSVDSDFLVDRRIVIKLLVTYFQRNHSKEVLDLMVRMLGFSNEDKQRIGVAQQGPGKGVVRGVLGLPGRLVGGILGGGGSTESAANAGADNQSFADLWVDFLLKETEEREKRESAGTTDKSMDDSHDRSYTNSSPPHSNQSFRTGTVPISSSTNQNISSLPRGYFQKHSEQLGSEFSTVPLTSSSDSSKLLPRY; from the exons ATAGAACAATATAAAGCAGAAATCAAGAGACTTCAAGCTTCTGAGGCAGAAATTAAAGCACTATCGGTTAATTATGCAgctatattaaaagaaaaagag GATCATATTGTTAGATTGAATAAAGAAAATGGCTCATTAAAACAGAATTTGGATACAAGTCCCGTGTCTGCAAATGGCGGTTACAGAGTCAAG GGAAATAGTGACCTGTCATCCAATCGACAGCAATCTCAAATGAAAAATCTTTATGCTACAAACAATGGAACCACATCTGCTTTGGAATCCAATGGTATTCAAACCAAGATGGTATCTAAGCACTCAATCTCACGAGTAAAGGACAAG GAGCTAGCAGATATGGTAGAGGGAAAAAGTAGCCCAGCAGCAGCAGTACAACATTCCGCTGATATACATAAAATGAAGTTGGAACTAGAGCAAGAACAGAATAAAATGGCACATATTCAGCTTAAATTACAGG AGGAAGAGAAATTGAACAAGTCATTCCAAGAGGAGcttaaattattaaagttgGAAAGAGACAAA ACAACATATGAGATGAGAAAATTACACAATGAATTGAATGGGAAAATATCAGAAATTAATCGTCTGCAAATGGAATTGAGTAGACAGGAAGATGAAGAAACAAGTGACTTGGATAGCTTCAAGAGAATGATTGAATCTTTGGAGAAGGAAAACACTACTCTTAAG TTGGAAAAGGATGAACTTGAGGCTGAGGTCAAATCAATTAGGACTTCTGGTAAAATATCACCTGATGCTTCCCAGATTCAGAAAAGGATTCCAAGCTTTAACAATCAT CAGTTACCCGATCCTTCCAAAAGTTTTCCAAGGAATGAAGAGTTGGAAAGATCCTTACATAAGCTAAGTGAAGAACTGGAGGAAACACAAAAGGGGAATGAAGAGTTGGAAAGATCCTTACTTAAGCTAAGTAAAGAATTGGAGGAATCACAAAAGGAGAGGGACAAAGCAGTGCAACAATTGACCCGTCTTAAACAGCATTTGTTAGAAAAG GAATCTGAAGATTCCGAAAAAATGGACGAGGATAGCAAAATAATTGAAGAACTTCGTGATAGCAATAATTATTTAAGGGCTCAAATATCGCAACTTGAGAGAACTCTAAAACAGGGAAGTGCGAGTCAGGAGAAACTGAAGATGGAAAATGACAATGAAATTCTCAAATCCAGGGAAATCATTGATGACCTGAACAAGAAGCTGACTGACTGTATGAGCACATTAGATGCTAAGAGTACAGAACTTCTAAACCTACAGACAGCTCTTGGACAATATTATGCCGAAATTGAAGCTAag GAACATTTAGAAGGAGATCTGGCTCGTGCAAAGGAAGAAAACTCTAAGCTTTCTCTACTGTTGAAA GATGCACAATGCAGAGCAGATGTCTTGAtcagtgaaaaagaagaaattttagCTAAGCTTTCTCAATCTGAAAAGCTACAATCAGAATGGAGAAGTAGAGTAAGCAAGCTCGAAGAAGACAATTCCAGGTTGAGGCGAGCGGTTGAACATAGTATGACAAGGCTAAATAGAATGTCAGTGGATTCAGATTTTCTTGTTGACAG GCGCATTGTGATAAAATTACTTGTTACTTATTTTCAGAGAAACCACAGCAAAGAG GTTTTAGATCTAATGGTTCGCATGCTGGGATTCTCTAATGAGGACAAACAAAGAATAGGTGTTGCTCAACAAGGTCCAGGAAAAGGTGTTGTCCGCGGTGTTCTTGGGTTGCCTGGACGCCTAGTTGGAGGTATCTTGGGAGGTGGTGGTTCCACTGAATCAGCTGCAAATGCGGGAGCAGATAACCAG TCCTTTGCAGATCTGTGGGTTGATTTTCTTCTCAAGGAAacagaagaaagagagaagagggaGTCAGCAGGAACTACAGATAAGTCCATGGATGATTCGCATGATAGAAGTTATACTAATTCTTCTCCACCACATTCCAATCAAAGCTTTAGGACTGGAACAGTACCAATTAGCTCATCCACTAATCAAAACATCAGTTCTCTTCCTCGTGGATACTTTCAGAAGCACTCCGAACAACTTGGTTCCGAGTTCTCAACAGTTCCCCTTACATCTTCATCAGATAGTTCAAAACTTCTTCCCAGATACTAA
- the LOC108329667 gene encoding golgin candidate 3 isoform X4 — translation MWGTIANFKENLNKIALDVHYAHDDDEDDDQHHVVSPAVSDRRNSHTFAHSNSLSSSPPPNGMSDHPYASEIEQYKAEIKRLQASEAEIKALSVNYAAILKEKEDHIVRLNKENGSLKQNLDTSPVSANGGYRVKGNSDLSSNRQQSQMKNLYATNNGTTSALESNGIQTKMVSKHSISRVKDKELADMVEGKSSPAAAVQHSADIHKMKLELEQEQNKMAHIQLKLQEEEKLNKSFQEELKLLKLERDKTTYEMRKLHNELNGKISEINRLQMELSRQEDEETSDLDSFKRMIESLEKENTTLKLEKDELEAEVKSIRTSGKISPDASQIQKRIPSFNNHLPDPSKSFPRNEELERSLHKLSEELEETQKGNEELERSLLKLSKELEESQKERDKAVQQLTRLKQHLLEKESEDSEKMDEDSKIIEELRDSNNYLRAQISQLERTLKQGSASQEKLKMENDNEILKSREIIDDLNKKLTDCMSTLDAKSTELLNLQTALGQYYAEIEAKEHLEGDLARAKEENSKLSLLLKDAQCRADVLISEKEEILAKLSQSEKLQSEWRSRVSKLEEDNSRLRRAVEHSMTRLNRMSVDSDFLVDRRIVIKLLVTYFQRNHSKEVLDLMVRMLGFSNEDKQRIGVAQQGPGKGVVRGVLGLPGRLVGGILGGGGSTESAANAGADNQSFADLWVDFLLKETEEREKRESAGTTDKSMDDSHDRSYTNSSPPHSNQSFRTGTVPISSSTNQNISSLPRGYFQKHSEQLGSEFSTVPLTSSSDSSKLLPRY, via the exons ATAGAACAATATAAAGCAGAAATCAAGAGACTTCAAGCTTCTGAGGCAGAAATTAAAGCACTATCGGTTAATTATGCAgctatattaaaagaaaaagag GATCATATTGTTAGATTGAATAAAGAAAATGGCTCATTAAAACAGAATTTGGATACAAGTCCCGTGTCTGCAAATGGCGGTTACAGAGTCAAG GGAAATAGTGACCTGTCATCCAATCGACAGCAATCTCAAATGAAAAATCTTTATGCTACAAACAATGGAACCACATCTGCTTTGGAATCCAATGGTATTCAAACCAAGATGGTATCTAAGCACTCAATCTCACGAGTAAAGGACAAG GAGCTAGCAGATATGGTAGAGGGAAAAAGTAGCCCAGCAGCAGCAGTACAACATTCCGCTGATATACATAAAATGAAGTTGGAACTAGAGCAAGAACAGAATAAAATGGCACATATTCAGCTTAAATTACAGG AGGAAGAGAAATTGAACAAGTCATTCCAAGAGGAGcttaaattattaaagttgGAAAGAGACAAA ACAACATATGAGATGAGAAAATTACACAATGAATTGAATGGGAAAATATCAGAAATTAATCGTCTGCAAATGGAATTGAGTAGACAGGAAGATGAAGAAACAAGTGACTTGGATAGCTTCAAGAGAATGATTGAATCTTTGGAGAAGGAAAACACTACTCTTAAG TTGGAAAAGGATGAACTTGAGGCTGAGGTCAAATCAATTAGGACTTCTGGTAAAATATCACCTGATGCTTCCCAGATTCAGAAAAGGATTCCAAGCTTTAACAATCAT TTACCCGATCCTTCCAAAAGTTTTCCAAGGAATGAAGAGTTGGAAAGATCCTTACATAAGCTAAGTGAAGAACTGGAGGAAACACAAAAGGGGAATGAAGAGTTGGAAAGATCCTTACTTAAGCTAAGTAAAGAATTGGAGGAATCACAAAAGGAGAGGGACAAAGCAGTGCAACAATTGACCCGTCTTAAACAGCATTTGTTAGAAAAG GAATCTGAAGATTCCGAAAAAATGGACGAGGATAGCAAAATAATTGAAGAACTTCGTGATAGCAATAATTATTTAAGGGCTCAAATATCGCAACTTGAGAGAACTCTAAAACAGGGAAGTGCGAGTCAGGAGAAACTGAAGATGGAAAATGACAATGAAATTCTCAAATCCAGGGAAATCATTGATGACCTGAACAAGAAGCTGACTGACTGTATGAGCACATTAGATGCTAAGAGTACAGAACTTCTAAACCTACAGACAGCTCTTGGACAATATTATGCCGAAATTGAAGCTAag GAACATTTAGAAGGAGATCTGGCTCGTGCAAAGGAAGAAAACTCTAAGCTTTCTCTACTGTTGAAA GATGCACAATGCAGAGCAGATGTCTTGAtcagtgaaaaagaagaaattttagCTAAGCTTTCTCAATCTGAAAAGCTACAATCAGAATGGAGAAGTAGAGTAAGCAAGCTCGAAGAAGACAATTCCAGGTTGAGGCGAGCGGTTGAACATAGTATGACAAGGCTAAATAGAATGTCAGTGGATTCAGATTTTCTTGTTGACAG GCGCATTGTGATAAAATTACTTGTTACTTATTTTCAGAGAAACCACAGCAAAGAG GTTTTAGATCTAATGGTTCGCATGCTGGGATTCTCTAATGAGGACAAACAAAGAATAGGTGTTGCTCAACAAGGTCCAGGAAAAGGTGTTGTCCGCGGTGTTCTTGGGTTGCCTGGACGCCTAGTTGGAGGTATCTTGGGAGGTGGTGGTTCCACTGAATCAGCTGCAAATGCGGGAGCAGATAACCAG TCCTTTGCAGATCTGTGGGTTGATTTTCTTCTCAAGGAAacagaagaaagagagaagagggaGTCAGCAGGAACTACAGATAAGTCCATGGATGATTCGCATGATAGAAGTTATACTAATTCTTCTCCACCACATTCCAATCAAAGCTTTAGGACTGGAACAGTACCAATTAGCTCATCCACTAATCAAAACATCAGTTCTCTTCCTCGTGGATACTTTCAGAAGCACTCCGAACAACTTGGTTCCGAGTTCTCAACAGTTCCCCTTACATCTTCATCAGATAGTTCAAAACTTCTTCCCAGATACTAA
- the LOC108329667 gene encoding golgin candidate 3 isoform X1, giving the protein MWGTIANFKENLNKIALDVHYAHDDDEDDDQHHVVSPAVSDRRNSHTFAHSNSLSSSPPPNGMSDHPYASEIEQYKAEIKRLQASEAEIKALSVNYAAILKEKEDHIVRLNKENGSLKQNLDTSPVSANGGYRVKGNSDLSSNRQQSQMKNLYATNNGTTSALESNGIQTKMVSKHSISRVKDKELADMVEGKSSPAAAVQHSADIHKMKLELEQEQNKMAHIQLKLQEEEKLNKSFQEELKLLKLERDKTTYEMRKLHNELNGKISEINRLQMELSRQEDEETSDLDSFKRMIESLEKENTTLKLEKDELEAEVKSIRTSGKISPDASQIQKRIPSFNNHQLPDPSKSFPRNEELERSLHKLSEELEETQKGNEELERSLLKLSKELEESQKERDKAVQQLTRLKQHLLEKESEDSEKMDEDSKIIEELRDSNNYLRAQISQLERTLKQGSASQEKLKMENDNEILKSREIIDDLNKKLTDCMSTLDAKSTELLNLQTALGQYYAEIEAKEHLEGDLARAKEENSKLSLLLKDAQCRADVLISEKEEILAKLSQSEKLQSEWRSRVSKLEEDNSRLRRAVEHSMTRLNRMSVDSDFLVDRRIVIKLLVTYFQRNHSKEVLDLMVRMLGFSNEDKQRIGVAQQGPGKGVVRGVLGLPGRLVGGILGGGGSTESAANAGADNQFPFQSFADLWVDFLLKETEEREKRESAGTTDKSMDDSHDRSYTNSSPPHSNQSFRTGTVPISSSTNQNISSLPRGYFQKHSEQLGSEFSTVPLTSSSDSSKLLPRY; this is encoded by the exons ATAGAACAATATAAAGCAGAAATCAAGAGACTTCAAGCTTCTGAGGCAGAAATTAAAGCACTATCGGTTAATTATGCAgctatattaaaagaaaaagag GATCATATTGTTAGATTGAATAAAGAAAATGGCTCATTAAAACAGAATTTGGATACAAGTCCCGTGTCTGCAAATGGCGGTTACAGAGTCAAG GGAAATAGTGACCTGTCATCCAATCGACAGCAATCTCAAATGAAAAATCTTTATGCTACAAACAATGGAACCACATCTGCTTTGGAATCCAATGGTATTCAAACCAAGATGGTATCTAAGCACTCAATCTCACGAGTAAAGGACAAG GAGCTAGCAGATATGGTAGAGGGAAAAAGTAGCCCAGCAGCAGCAGTACAACATTCCGCTGATATACATAAAATGAAGTTGGAACTAGAGCAAGAACAGAATAAAATGGCACATATTCAGCTTAAATTACAGG AGGAAGAGAAATTGAACAAGTCATTCCAAGAGGAGcttaaattattaaagttgGAAAGAGACAAA ACAACATATGAGATGAGAAAATTACACAATGAATTGAATGGGAAAATATCAGAAATTAATCGTCTGCAAATGGAATTGAGTAGACAGGAAGATGAAGAAACAAGTGACTTGGATAGCTTCAAGAGAATGATTGAATCTTTGGAGAAGGAAAACACTACTCTTAAG TTGGAAAAGGATGAACTTGAGGCTGAGGTCAAATCAATTAGGACTTCTGGTAAAATATCACCTGATGCTTCCCAGATTCAGAAAAGGATTCCAAGCTTTAACAATCAT CAGTTACCCGATCCTTCCAAAAGTTTTCCAAGGAATGAAGAGTTGGAAAGATCCTTACATAAGCTAAGTGAAGAACTGGAGGAAACACAAAAGGGGAATGAAGAGTTGGAAAGATCCTTACTTAAGCTAAGTAAAGAATTGGAGGAATCACAAAAGGAGAGGGACAAAGCAGTGCAACAATTGACCCGTCTTAAACAGCATTTGTTAGAAAAG GAATCTGAAGATTCCGAAAAAATGGACGAGGATAGCAAAATAATTGAAGAACTTCGTGATAGCAATAATTATTTAAGGGCTCAAATATCGCAACTTGAGAGAACTCTAAAACAGGGAAGTGCGAGTCAGGAGAAACTGAAGATGGAAAATGACAATGAAATTCTCAAATCCAGGGAAATCATTGATGACCTGAACAAGAAGCTGACTGACTGTATGAGCACATTAGATGCTAAGAGTACAGAACTTCTAAACCTACAGACAGCTCTTGGACAATATTATGCCGAAATTGAAGCTAag GAACATTTAGAAGGAGATCTGGCTCGTGCAAAGGAAGAAAACTCTAAGCTTTCTCTACTGTTGAAA GATGCACAATGCAGAGCAGATGTCTTGAtcagtgaaaaagaagaaattttagCTAAGCTTTCTCAATCTGAAAAGCTACAATCAGAATGGAGAAGTAGAGTAAGCAAGCTCGAAGAAGACAATTCCAGGTTGAGGCGAGCGGTTGAACATAGTATGACAAGGCTAAATAGAATGTCAGTGGATTCAGATTTTCTTGTTGACAG GCGCATTGTGATAAAATTACTTGTTACTTATTTTCAGAGAAACCACAGCAAAGAG GTTTTAGATCTAATGGTTCGCATGCTGGGATTCTCTAATGAGGACAAACAAAGAATAGGTGTTGCTCAACAAGGTCCAGGAAAAGGTGTTGTCCGCGGTGTTCTTGGGTTGCCTGGACGCCTAGTTGGAGGTATCTTGGGAGGTGGTGGTTCCACTGAATCAGCTGCAAATGCGGGAGCAGATAACCAG TTTCCCTTTCAGTCCTTTGCAGATCTGTGGGTTGATTTTCTTCTCAAGGAAacagaagaaagagagaagagggaGTCAGCAGGAACTACAGATAAGTCCATGGATGATTCGCATGATAGAAGTTATACTAATTCTTCTCCACCACATTCCAATCAAAGCTTTAGGACTGGAACAGTACCAATTAGCTCATCCACTAATCAAAACATCAGTTCTCTTCCTCGTGGATACTTTCAGAAGCACTCCGAACAACTTGGTTCCGAGTTCTCAACAGTTCCCCTTACATCTTCATCAGATAGTTCAAAACTTCTTCCCAGATACTAA